The Oncorhynchus mykiss isolate Arlee chromosome 28, USDA_OmykA_1.1, whole genome shotgun sequence genome includes a window with the following:
- the dynlt5 gene encoding tctex1 domain-containing protein 1, whose translation MSDLAKEKAARLLKKRGSVSSLGSHDVRAKETGGKIKDSISTVSYIDEPGHHDDNPRPAVQMENTFQLAPLRRFPVLTVNDILKDVLDSYLQEEKYEAELCRQMTKTISEVIKARVKDLMVPRYKIIVLISIGQLSDQNMRIGSRCLWDSSNDTFSSHSFKNSSLFAVANVYAVYFE comes from the exons ATGTCTGATTTAGCTAAAGAAAAGGCAGCTCGTCTTCTGAAGAAGAGAGGTAGTGTGTCATCCCTTGGCAGCCATGATGTCAGAGCCAAGGAAACAGGGGGCAAGATCAAGGA TTCTATAAGCACCGTATCCTATATCGATGAGCCTGGTCACCATGACGATAACCCTCGACCCGCAGTACAGATGGAGAACACCTTCCAATTGG CACCACTTAGACGCTTCCCTGTTCTCACGGTCAATGACATCCTGAAGGATGTGCTCGACAGTTACCTGCAAGAAGAGAAGTATGAAGCTGAGCTCTGTCGGCAGATGACAAAGACCATATCCGAG GTGATCAAAGCCAGGGTGAAGGATCTGATGGTTCCCCGTTATAAGATCATTGTTCTGATCAGCATCGGACAGCTCAGTGACCAGAACATGCGCATCGGGAGCCGCTGCCTGTGGGACTCCTCCAACGATACCTTCTCCTCACACTCCTTCAAGAACAGCTCTCTCTTCGCCGTGGCCAACGTCTACGCTGTTTACTTTGAGTGA